The following DNA comes from Maylandia zebra isolate NMK-2024a linkage group LG6, Mzebra_GT3a, whole genome shotgun sequence.
ATACGATCCACTGGACCTACTTTTGTTTACATGACTCATGTAAACAAATGATCAGTGTGACCAATTAGGAATGCCCATTATCATGTAAACTGGCTGTGTGTTTTCCATCTTGTGCCAAAACTTGCTGATATGCTGATACAGTGTGTTCACAGGACTCTatgcagtgctgtgaaaaattAAGTACAGCCTCACTGCTTCAATAGGAATTAGAAGGGTAAGAGCAGCCAGGCATCGCTAGCAAGTGTGATCATCTTTATTAAAGCAGCAGTTTTGGCAATTTGTTTTTCTTGAGGATTCAGGTGAGGTCAGACAGTGCAATGcttaaggaaaaaacaaaaacaagagctacatctcacgTTGGTAGTGCAATCAGAAAAAGACTTTTAAAGAAAAaccctcttctctctaaaatgaacatgacagcacagcttaggtttacaaagttgcatctgaacaaaccataAAACCCGTGGAACAATGTCTTTGGATAGATGAGACCAACGTGGAGATGTTTGACTATGATGTGCAGCACCATGTTTGGAGAAAGCCAAACACAGCATAACAACTAGAAGAGTAACGTTTTAGGCTTCTTCTGCAACCACAGGACCTGGGAGCATTGCAGTCACTGAGATAAACCATGGAGCAAAGTAAAGCTAACTtgataatatatttattataacgTGTAAATGAGCAAAGAAAATGTCTGAAATTGTTACCATTTGTTCCAGGAGAGCGTTTCGTACACACAAATGATTTGTTTGTGTTCCAGACCTCGACCTGATTGAAACGCTTATATATGAGGTATTGGAACCGAGGAACAACAAAGGTGAGGAAAAGACAAAGTAAAAGCAACGGGAAAGAACCCATTAACAAAAAGACGGGAGATTGAATAAACCAAGAGAAAGAGaagcaaagacagacagataagaacacacacatgtaagaAAACACAGATGAACCCTAAGTAGCATTAACAAAATCCTGCAAAGTGTTTTGCTTGTGCTGTTCACAACTGTCACCCTATTGCACAACATTTTTTATACGAAAAGCATGAAAAATGCCAACAAAAAGTGATGCCACAATGTCCATGTTTGCGCCCCCCCCTGCTTTCTGTCCAAATAGACAGTTGGTGTCTAGTGGACAGATAACCCTCGGGTGCATGCATCCCTTCTCATCAGTCTGTGGCATCCTTCAGTTTCTACAAGGCTTTGTCAGCATTAACTGTTACAGTTGTTTCCCAGCCATCGCTTCAATTCGGCCATGGTCTCTGGTCACCGCGCCGCTGCCAATTTCATCATTATTTGTCCCCACCCCACCCCGACCCCCCACCTACATTGAATACACCTCCTGCTGCATGAGATGGATTTAATCATGGTCATCATCAGCCTCACACTGTGCGGTGTCTACTGGAGCATTGCAGtgaatatgaaagaaaaaaaatatgggaTGAGAAGTCTTCTAGTTTGAAAATACAAGAAATCAATCAAAAGGTTATTAATGatagtttttttcatttcctgttttgacCTGTGTATGCATGAGACAAACATAACATCAATTTCTCGTCATGTCACAGTGCTATTTAGATCTTTgatagtttgtttttaatgttttcaccTCTCACAACCCAAAATCACTTTTGGATTAATTCAATTTCGGGTGTAAGAAAGATAgaaattgtttcttttttccccctctgtgcATATTCTACAAATCCTCTGGCTAGATGACAGCAAATCAAAGGAAAACCAAGGAAAAATACTGCAGCAGGATGGATTTCAGGTGGTCTGCGGATAAATATGACGATATTTTCACGCTAAGGTGGGTTCAGTTTCCCTCTGAGAATCCATCCTTGTGTCCTGAATGGTAAACCAAGGTTGTTAAGACATATCTTACAGCAACTGATCCTGTTAAACTTGaacattggattttttttttcacagagaCTGAACTTCATTGCTACCCTGCCAGCCAGTCTGTGaaggttttcttgtttttttccatcaCAATACAATATAAAAAGATGTTTAAGTAACATGATGAATGCTTTATCCATTTGTCAAGGCTCGGGGACATTGTTTTTAACAAACATCAGGAAgggaaatcaaataaaaaactggcgtgaaaagagaaaaagcatGTGTGAACGTGGAGCGGTTGCTTTATAAGCTTCAGGGGAGAAAAAGTCACATCTTTCAGCAATTCACAGTCACCACAAAAGCCACTCCACACCCTGCTGCTTTTGAAATTACTGGCCCAGACTTACAGATCTGAGATTACCAAATGTTCTGCCCTATTTGATGAAGCCCTAGAAGAGATTTAACCTCAAAAGGCAGGACATCAGTTAGgcttggggcttaagaggttaaacAACTCAGTTCAGTCCAGGATTGTCTCCAGTCAGCTCACAGCCACAATGGGCTCCACTGAGAGGATGTCGGTCCTCCCTGTGAGCGCCTGCCGGGCAGTGAAAAGCACATGTGCATCTTTCAGGTTGTGGGACTGACTTGAAGAAGGGTGACTCTGCTGTGAGGAAGCTTGGACCGGGTGTGACCAAACGTTCCTTGGCCTCGAGGAGTCCTGGTTGTCGGGCCAGGCAGTTCTGTGACATGGAGCGTGAGGTACTGCAGGGCGAAGCTCCGGATCCAAGCCGACCACTGCCCGTCGTCTCTTCCTGCACCTGTCAACGAGGAGCTGGAGCTCCTGACGGAAAGTGGGGTTCAGACAGCAGTAGATGAAAGGGTTGTAGCAGGTGGAGCTCATAGCTAGCCAGTGAAAGCAGAAGTAAAGGGCATTAGAAGAATGGATGGCCTGGCTGGACAGCAGCACCACATAGCAGTTGAGGGGAAACCAGCAAACGGCAAACACTCCGACCACCAGAAGCAGCATCGCCAGTGTTCTCCGGCGCTTCCCTCTCTGCGTGGCATGCTGAGCTGTTGTGGTGTCACCGATGGCATTGTGGCGCCACAGTCTACGGGCCACTATGGTGTAGGAGGCAGTGATGATGAGGAGGGGCAGCAAGTAAAGCAATATGAAGGTCAACAGGTCAATGTACTGCCAATAGACATCTGACGGCTCTGGGAAGTCTGGGACACACAGGCTTCGCTCTTTCTCCTTACTGTCAGGAGAAAGACAGAAGACAGAAAATactacagtactgtgcagaaatctttatattttgtcaggaaaaatgggaaataagTACAATGATTTAtcaacatgtgcaaacataaatggaaatacaGATTATATAtggcaaaacaaaaaccttgAAGCTGTAATATTCTAACCAGCTTCTAAGTCAATGATTGACTGTACGACCACCTTTCATTAACCCAGCCTGAACTCTCTGGGCAAGgtttttctcatttaaataagtagtcttcaggaatagttctccgggcttcttgaaggacattcaaaacacctctttggatgttggctgttcTGTCACCATgatcccagcctgcttcaataATGTGGATGCCTGGGCTCTggagaggccaatccatgacttaCAGTGTTTTTCTATAAGTCATCAATTCGAACCCAAAATTTCTGATTGGATTTCTTGATTTTCAGTGCAGGTCTGGTGTAATGTGACATGCCAAATCACCCTTATCCTTTCAgcaagaatggcttcttgacagccacccttccattTTCTTATGAGGTTTCAATGAACTTCAGTGAAACTGAAAGGGACacatgcatctctcaggtcatGAACAGTAAAGCAGCAGGTCTTTGTTAGAGATTTTCCTATTTTTAAGGACTTGACActcatctgctgtagatggttttttttaggcctgccactttttttttaaactctcatcCAGTTTCCACATCTTTTTAAGGACACACCATGAATCACATTACTAGTTCAAAAATAGTAGTTTATGTCTatcaaatattattatttttgccatttttaacaaattcaattaaagaaaataaaacacatgatGCACTTTTGTGACAGGGTGctggttaaaataaaataaagttcctAAAATTACAATtgaaaattggttctttgttcTTAATGTCTCTCATGTATAGATACACTTCTGGGTCATCTGTTGAGTAAGGTTCCTTTATATGTTTGAATGATACATAGTACCGTGTTAAGTAACAAGtacaaacattcctctgaaaatggtcaggtacaaggactggactgaaaatgagtgaaaaatcagccggagtcagaaccagacacagagaagctgcattcagcttttatgctccatatatctggaacaaactcccagaaagcctcagatcagctgaaacactcagcttatttaaatccaggttgaagactcacctgttctcagctgcatttgaataataataataataataatatttttttttatttgtttttgttatttaatgtctctgtaaagcactttgaatcaccttgctgttgaattgtgctatataaataaacttgccttgccaaTATCCAAATAAAAACTCTGAcggaccttcagaaagcctggagagctaAACCACTTTAAAtttacaagaaagtctgactGGTGGTGCAGCTCGAGCCTTTACCCAGTACTGTATATTAATAATCATTGGCTATTGTTATTTCATAGAGAAgtatgaattaaaaaacaacaacatttgtctctgaTCCACTGAGTTTATTAGTTCATAGTTATTTTAAAGTTATTCTAGCTCTTCACTTTTCATTGTTAcctgatgtttttttaaaccaaagaGTTATTCATCATATTGTGTAtgactttttaattttatacTAAAATTATGGATAAACATTCATCAGAGCAGGAAATATAGGATACAAGTGCATATATTAGTAATACTTAAGC
Coding sequences within:
- the gpr83 gene encoding G-protein coupled receptor 83; amino-acid sequence: MNVSGQRGNASSGLFLLDFDEGLLEGWRSLASSGGESQDRGIKALLVAAYSLIIVISLFGNTLVCHVVVKNKRTLSATSLFILNLAVADIFITVLNTPFTLVRFVNSTWVFGRTMCHISRFVQYCSLHVSTLTLTAIALDRQQVILHPLRPRMSPTQGGVWVAVIWIMASCFSLPHAIYQKLLTFTYSKEKERSLCVPDFPEPSDVYWQYIDLLTFILLYLLPLLIITASYTIVARRLWRHNAIGDTTTAQHATQRGKRRRTLAMLLLVVGVFAVCWFPLNCYVVLLSSQAIHSSNALYFCFHWLAMSSTCYNPFIYCCLNPTFRQELQLLVDRCRKRRRAVVGLDPELRPAVPHAPCHRTAWPDNQDSSRPRNVWSHPVQASSQQSHPSSSQSHNLKDAHVLFTARQALTGRTDILSVEPIVAVS